A window of Asterias amurensis chromosome 10, ASM3211899v1 genomic DNA:
ctgacaattattttgagtaattaccaatagtttgaATAATTAACAACAGCCGGGTGTACTAGCCCAGCTTCTTCACATCTTATTTGAAAGTTACTTTCACGTCTTATCCCAGTGTTTGTTGGCCATGTACATAGCCTAAACTCGCTTTTTCTGAAAGTCATTTGTTTCataaccagaataaatgaaatgaaattgaaattgaaattgaaaaagcCTCGGCTTTGACTCCAGTTCCGAGACCCGTTTGAGGATGTAGCACCGTGCACGATTGACGCTAGGGTGGTGACAGAATCTAAGGTCACAGCTTCAATGTTCAGATGTGGCTGAACATGCACAGATCCTTCCTTTCTCGAAACGATTAAAACTCAGTTTGACGAATCGAATTTCCCCTTCCACTCAAATTAACATTGTCTCAACGTGGTCGAACAACCACGTGCAGTCTTACTGTGTTCTTATTAGCCGACCAATAGCCAATGATATTGCGAAGACCAAGAAGTCAGAGTTCACTGCTCCAGCGCTGTTGCAAAATGGATCCTGGCAGCAGTGGGTGTATAAACGAAATCCATCCAATCTAAATAGCGACTTGCCAAGGCAGGAGTATATTCCACAACCCCTCGTTACCCCTAAAAGTTTCCTGCCGTCTTTAATGAGAGTTTTCTGTAATGTGAAAAGAAGCAAAAAGGTAGTGAAACAGTGCGCCTTCTTGCGTTGTGATAGGGACTGGTACACTAGTCCCTTAGTAGGGTATGTACCTCGGATTTAACTGTGAATCTCTAGAACAATCAAGGCCATGTGAAATGATGCGAGGTCAAGGGTGATTATGGACGTGGGCTCAACGCTTGTGGATCGGGTCACTTGCAACCTCGTCCCCAGGGTGTGTCGAGTGGTTACAAGGTTGACCGCTCTCTCACCCTGGTATTGGATCATTTGCATACGCCAAATTTTTGGATAGGTAAGCAAATTCAAATAGTCTGGCTTCTTTTCGAAATGCACATCTTCGTCACTCGTAGTACGGTACCTGATTTAATAGCTCGTTTGTGCATTGTTGGTTGCCGGCGGCTGGCCGTACCTATGAATATGGAACATATTCTTTGTAAAGTCGTTGTCTAATCAGGGTCCAAGTAAGGAGTTTACATCCCATGGTTTGCTATTGTAAACATGGTTGAAAATCAAGTAAACCATGGGGACGAGGTTgtagggtcacttggggctggcccgaggtgcactgacatCACCACGAgaagggtgagtgatcgttcgattagagAAGGAAAAACGTGCatctgcccacgttcgtcctggaaaaaaaatacacggGTGGCGTATTTTTTAACGTG
This region includes:
- the LOC139942874 gene encoding uncharacterized protein codes for the protein MIETKLYAVLLMVLCYICSCSSSMLCYNQTVHTVPGREHVDFTLFDGSMDTISCEDGFGCTKTLIKDGRKLLGVTRGCGIYSCLGKSLFRLDGFRLYTHCCQDPFCNSAGAVNSDFLVFAISLAIGRLIRTQ